In the Chloroflexota bacterium genome, CCAGACGGTCGAACACCGCATCGCCCGACTGGTCCAGTTGGGCATCCGCCAGGCTCGCGACGTCGGGACGCCCAGGATCCTGTTCCAACTGCTCATGGCTGCCGCCGTCGCCAACCTGACCTACCTGGCCGCCACCACCAGCCAGCCCACCGACCCGAATCTGGCTGCCCTTGGGCTGCTTCTTGGCCTCGTGGGGCTGCTC is a window encoding:
- a CDS encoding transposase, with product MTATGLRMTAAVCVACPLRAQCVRGGGGRTVSVHPQERLLQEARACQASPAFAEYRRRRQTVEHRIARLVQLGIRQARDVGTPRILFQLLMAAAVANLTYLAATTSQPTDPNLAALGLLLGLVGLL